The Chryseobacterium aureum genome contains a region encoding:
- a CDS encoding anthranilate synthase component I family protein, whose translation MFTNTITIKTVSKKTLGDLHTPMNIYLKIRDKFRDTILLESSDSKSIDNNFSFIAVNAIAGIEVKNLNEFEIKLPASAPVKQSINDQKITDIFENFRNIFKCEETNDPIEQTAQSLFGYTSFEAVQFFENINLKAQSKEVEIPVMRYRLYQYVIAINHFNDEMHIIENFIDGVKSELNLLENLIKNQNTPVYPFEKTSEETSNITDEEYLELVKTAQKHCMRGDVFQLVLSRRFEQKFKGDEFNVYRALRNINPSPYLFYFDYGNYKLFGSSPESQLIIKNNKAIIHPIAGTSKRTGNLEADLEAIEVLKADPKENAEHTMLVDLARNDLGKLGKNVTVTKLKEIQLFSHVIHMVSEVTADVEDNINPLEMVSATFPQGTLSGAPKHKALQLINQYEKDSRGYYGGCIGIIGLNGTCNLAIMIRTFLSKNNTLFYQAGAGLVAKSVPESELQEVNNKLNALKKAVEKAEKIVEK comes from the coding sequence ATGTTTACAAACACAATTACAATAAAAACTGTTTCGAAAAAAACACTGGGAGACCTTCATACTCCCATGAATATTTACCTGAAGATCAGAGATAAATTCCGGGATACCATTCTTCTGGAAAGTTCGGATTCAAAAAGCATTGATAATAATTTCTCCTTTATTGCGGTGAATGCCATTGCCGGAATTGAAGTGAAAAACCTCAACGAATTTGAAATTAAACTCCCAGCTTCCGCTCCTGTAAAACAATCTATTAATGATCAGAAGATTACAGACATATTTGAGAATTTCCGAAATATTTTTAAATGTGAAGAAACCAATGATCCTATAGAACAAACGGCTCAAAGTCTTTTTGGATATACAAGCTTTGAAGCAGTTCAGTTTTTTGAAAACATCAATCTTAAAGCACAAAGCAAGGAAGTTGAAATTCCTGTGATGAGATACAGATTATATCAATATGTAATTGCTATTAATCATTTCAATGATGAAATGCATATTATTGAAAACTTCATTGATGGGGTAAAATCTGAACTTAATCTTTTAGAAAATCTTATTAAAAATCAGAATACTCCGGTTTATCCTTTCGAGAAAACAAGCGAGGAAACCTCTAATATTACTGATGAAGAGTATCTTGAACTGGTAAAAACAGCCCAGAAACACTGCATGCGAGGAGATGTCTTCCAGCTGGTTCTGAGCAGAAGATTTGAGCAGAAATTCAAAGGAGATGAATTCAATGTATACCGTGCGCTGAGAAACATCAACCCTTCTCCTTATCTTTTCTATTTTGATTATGGAAATTACAAATTATTCGGATCCAGTCCTGAAAGTCAGCTGATCATCAAAAATAACAAAGCGATTATTCACCCGATTGCCGGAACTTCGAAAAGAACAGGGAATTTGGAAGCTGATCTTGAAGCGATTGAAGTTTTAAAAGCAGATCCTAAAGAAAATGCAGAACACACCATGCTGGTAGACCTAGCAAGAAATGACCTTGGAAAACTGGGAAAAAATGTAACGGTAACCAAGCTCAAAGAAATCCAGCTGTTTTCTCACGTTATCCATATGGTAAGTGAAGTGACAGCAGATGTTGAAGATAATATCAATCCTCTGGAAATGGTATCTGCCACTTTCCCCCAGGGAACACTGAGCGGTGCACCTAAGCATAAAGCGCTTCAGCTGATCAACCAATACGAAAAAGATTCACGGGGATATTATGGCGGCTGTATCGGAATTATCGGTCTGAACGGAACCTGCAACCTGGCGATCATGATCAGAACTTTTTTAAGTAAAAACAATACCCTATTTTATCAGGCGGGTGCCGGACTTGTGGCTAAATCTGTCCCTGAAAGCGAACTACAGGAAGTCAACAATAAACTGAACGCTCTGAAAAAAGCAGTTGAAAAAGCTGAAAAAATAGTTGAAAAATAA
- a CDS encoding cupin domain-containing protein has protein sequence MIKKITVNPVFFVVFFSLLFSCDNSSNEPKSEYSDKIESVTLLKTTKSWDGTLYPAYPATQPEISVLKITVPPHSALNWHKHPVINAAYVEKGEIQVERKEDGKTQWIRKGQVLPEMVNVGHRGKTGDEGVTLIVFYSGSPDIPLSEPVK, from the coding sequence ATGATTAAAAAAATTACAGTAAACCCCGTATTTTTTGTTGTATTTTTCTCTTTGCTTTTTTCATGTGACAACTCTTCAAACGAACCTAAATCGGAATATTCTGATAAAATAGAATCGGTAACCTTATTAAAAACAACTAAATCATGGGATGGAACCTTATACCCTGCCTATCCTGCTACACAGCCTGAAATCTCTGTTCTTAAAATTACAGTACCTCCCCATTCGGCACTTAACTGGCATAAACATCCTGTCATCAATGCGGCTTATGTAGAAAAAGGTGAGATTCAGGTGGAGCGAAAAGAAGACGGCAAAACCCAGTGGATTCGTAAAGGGCAGGTGCTCCCGGAAATGGTCAATGTAGGCCACCGGGGAAAAACCGGAGATGAAGGAGTAACCCTGATTGTTTTCTACAGCGGAAGTCCCGATATTCCTTTGTCTGAACCAGTTAAATAA
- a CDS encoding c-type cytochrome — protein MKKILLAGTLGLLIISCSKKENTAEVTPSSETPVVSEPATSHLSGDQIMETLDCSGCHSVNERMIGPSYKEIAEKYSEKDIELLASKIIEGGSGVWGGVPMAAHPQVSKEDAKKMVEYILRQKK, from the coding sequence ATGAAAAAAATACTTTTAGCAGGAACGCTTGGTCTTCTCATCATTTCCTGTTCTAAAAAAGAAAATACAGCAGAAGTGACACCTTCTTCTGAAACTCCCGTTGTTTCAGAACCAGCTACCTCTCACCTTTCCGGTGATCAGATCATGGAAACATTGGATTGTTCAGGATGTCACTCTGTCAATGAGAGAATGATAGGACCTTCTTATAAGGAAATTGCAGAAAAATATTCTGAAAAGGATATAGAGCTGCTGGCTTCCAAAATTATAGAAGGCGGAAGTGGAGTATGGGGAGGCGTACCTATGGCTGCCCATCCACAGGTATCTAAAGAAGATGCCAAAAAAATGGTGGAATATATTTTACGTCAGAAGAAATAA
- the rlmF gene encoding 23S rRNA (adenine(1618)-N(6))-methyltransferase RlmF, with translation MSAEKSSLHTRNLHRNPYDFDKLISCVPELKHYVFVNAYQTVTINFSIPKAVKLLNKALLSYFYSIKDWDIPDNNLCPPIPGRADYVHYIADLLADRMDGIPSGNSVKGLDIGTGANLVYPLISHRSYGWTMLGTDINQDSLTNAQHILDQNADLSSVIQLKIQPDAGHIFTNIIDPDDRFTFSMCNPPFHDSEESAMKGNIRKTKNLSKSKKSKPLLNFSGQQSELWCEGGELAFITKMINESALFSSQVLWFTCLVSKKDNLNKLNNLLNKVKAVEVKTIDMAQGQKVSRMLAWTFIPDKNREIWFI, from the coding sequence ATGTCCGCTGAAAAATCCAGTCTGCACACAAGAAATCTGCATCGTAATCCTTATGATTTTGATAAGCTTATTTCTTGTGTGCCGGAACTGAAACATTATGTTTTCGTGAATGCTTACCAGACGGTAACCATCAATTTCAGCATTCCAAAAGCCGTTAAACTGCTGAACAAAGCTTTACTCTCCTATTTCTATAGTATTAAAGACTGGGATATTCCCGATAACAATCTTTGTCCTCCCATTCCTGGACGGGCAGATTATGTACATTATATTGCCGATCTTCTGGCTGATCGGATGGATGGAATTCCGTCAGGAAATTCCGTAAAAGGCTTGGATATAGGGACGGGAGCCAATCTCGTGTATCCTTTAATCAGTCACAGGTCTTACGGATGGACGATGCTGGGAACGGATATCAATCAGGATTCCTTAACCAATGCACAGCATATTTTGGATCAGAATGCGGATCTTTCGTCTGTTATCCAATTGAAGATTCAGCCTGATGCAGGTCATATCTTTACGAATATCATTGATCCTGATGACAGGTTTACCTTTTCCATGTGCAATCCACCTTTTCATGATTCTGAAGAGTCTGCCATGAAAGGGAATATCAGGAAAACAAAGAACCTTAGTAAATCAAAGAAAAGTAAACCTCTTCTCAATTTCAGCGGTCAGCAGTCTGAGCTTTGGTGTGAAGGGGGGGAGCTGGCCTTTATTACCAAAATGATCAATGAAAGTGCCCTATTTTCATCGCAGGTACTTTGGTTTACATGCCTGGTTTCTAAAAAAGATAATCTTAATAAGCTGAATAATCTTTTAAATAAAGTAAAAGCTGTAGAGGTAAAAACTATTGATATGGCTCAGGGACAAAAAGTAAGCAGAATGCTGGCCTGGACGTTTATTCCTGATAAAAACAGGGAAATCTGGTTTATTTAA
- the lysS gene encoding lysine--tRNA ligase, with translation MQLSEQEIIRREKLNKLTEMGINAFPADEYIITDTTESIKQDFSESKQVKIAGRLMSRRIQGKASFAELQDSKGKIQVYFNRDEICPGEDKELYNEVYKHLLDIGDIIGIEGELFTTQVGEKTVLVKNFTLLTKALRPLPQAKTDENGVVHDGFTDPELRYRQRYVDLTVNPQVKEIFVKRTKLFNAMRTFFNDAGYFEVETPILQSIPGGAAAKPFITHHNALDIPLYLRIANELYLKRLIVGGFDGVYEFSKNFRNEGMDRTHNPEFTAMEIYVAYKDYNWMMDFTEKLLEFCAIQVNGTTTATFGEHNVDFKAPYPRVSMTEAIQKFTGFDITGKTEKELYDFAKSIGIEVNETMGKGKLIDEIFGEKCEGNFIQPTFITDYPIEMSPLTKKHRSKDGLTERFELMVCGKEIANAYSELNDPIDQRERFEAQMALSERGDDEAMFIDQDFLRALEYGMPPTSGLGIGMDRLIMFLTNNASIQEVLFFPQMRPEKAVPQIELGEDEKVILEILNSQEDAMSLAEVKERSQLSGKKWDKASKTLTKNNIVKVEKIDENLLMKLA, from the coding sequence ATGCAATTATCAGAACAAGAAATCATTAGAAGAGAAAAGCTGAATAAGCTTACTGAAATGGGGATTAATGCGTTCCCTGCGGATGAGTATATAATTACAGATACTACAGAATCTATAAAACAGGACTTTTCTGAAAGTAAACAGGTGAAGATCGCTGGTAGATTGATGTCGCGCAGAATTCAGGGGAAGGCTTCTTTTGCAGAATTGCAGGATTCTAAAGGAAAAATTCAGGTTTACTTTAACAGAGACGAGATCTGCCCGGGTGAAGATAAAGAACTTTATAATGAAGTGTACAAGCACCTTTTGGATATTGGTGATATTATCGGTATCGAAGGAGAATTGTTTACGACTCAGGTAGGTGAGAAGACCGTCTTAGTAAAAAACTTTACGCTTCTTACAAAGGCTTTACGTCCTCTGCCTCAGGCAAAAACTGATGAAAACGGTGTTGTACATGACGGGTTTACAGATCCGGAATTAAGATACAGACAACGTTATGTAGATTTAACGGTAAATCCACAGGTTAAAGAAATTTTCGTGAAAAGAACAAAGCTGTTCAATGCCATGAGAACATTCTTTAATGATGCAGGATACTTTGAAGTAGAAACTCCTATTTTACAGTCAATTCCTGGTGGAGCAGCTGCAAAACCGTTTATCACCCACCACAATGCGCTGGATATTCCATTATATTTAAGAATTGCCAACGAATTATATCTGAAAAGATTAATCGTAGGTGGGTTTGATGGGGTGTATGAGTTCTCTAAAAACTTCAGAAATGAAGGAATGGACAGAACGCACAACCCTGAGTTTACCGCTATGGAAATCTATGTAGCGTACAAAGATTACAACTGGATGATGGATTTCACTGAGAAATTACTGGAATTCTGTGCCATCCAGGTGAACGGGACTACAACAGCTACTTTCGGAGAACATAACGTAGACTTTAAAGCTCCTTATCCAAGAGTTTCCATGACAGAAGCGATCCAGAAATTTACAGGATTCGATATCACCGGAAAAACAGAGAAGGAATTATACGATTTCGCAAAATCTATCGGTATCGAAGTAAACGAGACGATGGGTAAAGGAAAATTAATCGATGAAATCTTCGGTGAGAAATGTGAAGGAAACTTCATTCAGCCGACCTTCATTACAGATTATCCGATCGAGATGTCTCCACTGACAAAGAAACACAGAAGCAAAGATGGTTTAACAGAGCGTTTTGAATTAATGGTATGTGGTAAAGAAATTGCAAACGCCTATTCAGAGCTTAATGATCCTATCGATCAGAGAGAACGTTTTGAAGCACAGATGGCGTTATCTGAAAGAGGAGATGATGAAGCCATGTTCATTGATCAGGATTTCTTAAGAGCACTGGAATATGGTATGCCGCCAACTTCAGGATTAGGTATCGGTATGGACCGATTAATCATGTTCTTAACGAACAATGCCTCTATCCAGGAAGTATTATTCTTCCCTCAGATGAGACCAGAGAAAGCGGTTCCGCAAATTGAACTGGGAGAGGATGAAAAAGTAATCCTTGAAATCCTTAATTCTCAGGAAGACGCCATGTCTTTGGCTGAAGTAAAAGAAAGAAGTCAGCTGTCCGGTAAAAAATGGGATAAAGCTTCCAAAACTTTAACAAAGAATAATATTGTGAAAGTAGAGAAGATTGATGAAAACCTTTTGATGAAACTGGCTTAA
- the gltB gene encoding glutamate synthase large subunit yields MNTTRKKNPDNCTKHQGLYEPEFEFDSCGVGFVANIKGVKSYKIVSDAITMLENMEHRGATGYESNTGDGAGIQIQIPHELLYDEALNVGIDLPESGYYGVGMLFFSQNNFIREECKEVIAQSADKLHLKILGYRPVPVSNIDLGDLAKSVEPVMEMLFIERPFDVDTEKDFERKLFIFKNYISHQMTSITNNDPIGFYVASFSCKKLIYKGQLRSIQVRNYFKDLTNPKIRSAFGMVHSRFATNTSPTWSLAQPFRFLAHNGEINTLGGNLNWLRSSEKMFQSPFFTPQEMDMLLPLTKPGQSDSSYLDNMVELLYHSGRSLPHTMMMLIPEAWDGHEQMEHYKKDFYEFHACLMEPWDGPASISFTDGDMIGATLDRNGLRPSRYCITSDDLVIMASESGALSVDPQKIIRKGHLQPGKMFLVDMKKGAIISDDELKKEICTSKPYREWLDSMRINITELPNPKIRFNKLQTEDIFKYQKAFGYSREDLDGVIKEMASHGKEPIGSMGFDVPLAVLSEKPQHLSSYFKQLFAQVTNPPIDPIREKLVMSLTTIIGGNGNLLEEDKNFAHSIKLDNPIINNNQLEKLRSVDTGRFQAKTIYTYFNARGKEGELKKAIDRICRYAVDAVDDGFEVIILSDRSLDSQHASIPSLLACSAVHHHLIRKGIRRKIGLVMEVGDVWEVHHFAALLGFGATAINPYLALASIRQMFDDGEFEEEDLLRLKDNYKKAVGDGLLKIFSKMGVSTLQSYHGAQIFEIIGLNKLVVNTCFTGAVSRIEGIGFDEIAKEALIKHQDAFKEDMENSLLDTGGIYQWRSNNEYHQFNPQSIHLLQQSAWNNDYGIFKKYSRLVNQQMGKASLLRGLLEFKNDREPISLEEVEPIENIMKRFATGAMSFGSISWEAHTTLAIAMNRIGAKSNTGEGGEDEARYTPGKNGDNLRSSIKQVASGRFGVTARYLAEADEIQIKMAQGAKPGEGGQLSGDKVDSWIGKTRHSTPGVGLISPPPHHDIYSIEDLAQLIFDLKNANRHARLSVKLVSKAGVGTIASGVAKAKADHILISGYDGGTGASPLGSIRHTGLPWELGLAETHQTLIKNKLRQRVTLQVDGQMKTGRDLAIATLLGAEEWGIATSALIVEGCILMRKCHLNTCPVGIATQKEELRKKFKGKAEHLVNYFKFLAMEVREIMANLGFRTIDEMVGQSQCLERKTNITFWKHQKIDLSRILYKIETDLPVIKSEEQDAGLDHSISWKMVEAAQYALQNNISMEAEFDIKNTDRTVGTILSHELTKIYKSEGMNEHSLLFNFKGTAGQSFGAFCNKGMTMRLEGDANDYLGKGLSGAQLIIFPHKEAVINANENSIVGNVALYGATSGKVFISGIAGERFAVRNSGATAVVEGIGDHGCEYMTGGKVIVLGGVGRNFGAGMSGGIAYVWDVNKTLEYHFNPDMADLESITEDDKESIFNLIKEHSENTGSALAEYIISDWDNSCKHFTKVYPREYKKVIENQINDIT; encoded by the coding sequence ATGAATACAACACGAAAAAAAAATCCGGATAATTGTACAAAACATCAGGGTCTTTATGAGCCTGAATTTGAATTTGATTCCTGCGGAGTTGGTTTTGTAGCGAATATTAAAGGAGTAAAAAGTTATAAGATTGTAAGTGATGCTATTACCATGCTGGAGAACATGGAGCATCGTGGTGCTACCGGATATGAAAGTAATACCGGGGATGGTGCAGGGATACAAATCCAGATCCCCCATGAGCTTTTATATGATGAGGCATTAAACGTCGGAATAGATTTACCAGAATCCGGATATTATGGTGTTGGAATGTTATTTTTTTCTCAGAATAATTTTATTCGGGAAGAATGTAAAGAGGTCATTGCACAGTCTGCAGACAAGTTACATCTTAAAATATTAGGATATCGGCCTGTTCCGGTGAGTAATATTGATCTTGGGGATTTGGCAAAGAGTGTAGAACCAGTGATGGAGATGCTTTTTATAGAGCGTCCTTTTGATGTAGATACTGAAAAAGATTTTGAGAGAAAGCTATTTATTTTTAAAAATTATATTTCTCATCAGATGACCAGTATTACAAATAATGATCCTATTGGGTTTTATGTAGCTTCCTTCTCCTGTAAAAAGCTTATTTATAAAGGTCAGTTGAGAAGTATTCAGGTTCGGAATTATTTTAAAGACCTTACCAATCCTAAAATTCGTTCTGCATTTGGAATGGTACACTCCCGTTTTGCCACCAATACTTCACCTACATGGAGCTTGGCACAGCCATTTAGATTTTTGGCGCATAATGGGGAAATCAATACCTTAGGGGGAAATCTTAATTGGTTAAGATCTTCTGAAAAGATGTTCCAAAGCCCATTTTTTACCCCTCAGGAAATGGATATGCTTCTCCCTTTAACAAAACCGGGGCAGTCAGATTCTTCATATCTCGATAATATGGTAGAGCTGTTGTACCATTCGGGACGGTCGCTTCCTCATACAATGATGATGCTGATTCCTGAAGCATGGGATGGACATGAGCAGATGGAGCATTACAAAAAAGATTTCTATGAGTTTCATGCCTGCCTGATGGAGCCCTGGGATGGGCCAGCTTCCATTTCCTTTACAGATGGCGATATGATAGGAGCTACGCTGGATAGAAACGGGCTTCGTCCCTCACGATATTGTATTACATCAGATGATTTGGTCATTATGGCATCCGAATCGGGAGCATTATCCGTAGATCCCCAAAAAATAATTAGAAAGGGGCATCTTCAGCCGGGTAAAATGTTTCTTGTAGACATGAAAAAAGGAGCAATCATCAGTGATGATGAATTAAAAAAAGAAATATGTACCTCAAAACCCTACCGTGAATGGTTGGACAGTATGAGGATTAATATCACCGAATTACCCAACCCTAAAATTCGGTTCAATAAACTTCAGACAGAAGATATTTTTAAGTATCAGAAGGCATTCGGATATTCCAGAGAAGATTTGGATGGAGTGATTAAAGAAATGGCGTCTCATGGTAAAGAACCAATCGGTTCAATGGGTTTTGATGTTCCGTTAGCTGTGTTGAGTGAGAAGCCACAGCACTTGAGCTCATATTTCAAACAGTTATTTGCCCAGGTCACCAATCCACCGATAGATCCGATAAGGGAAAAACTGGTCATGTCTTTGACTACAATTATAGGAGGAAATGGCAATCTTTTAGAAGAGGATAAAAACTTTGCCCATTCTATCAAACTGGACAACCCTATTATTAATAATAATCAGCTTGAAAAATTAAGAAGTGTTGATACAGGTAGATTTCAAGCCAAAACGATTTATACTTATTTTAATGCAAGAGGAAAAGAAGGTGAACTAAAAAAAGCGATCGACAGGATTTGCAGGTATGCGGTAGATGCAGTAGATGATGGATTTGAAGTAATTATACTTTCGGATCGGTCACTGGATTCTCAGCATGCATCTATTCCTTCATTACTGGCCTGTTCGGCGGTACACCATCATTTGATCAGAAAAGGTATCCGTAGAAAGATCGGTTTGGTAATGGAGGTTGGAGATGTTTGGGAGGTTCATCATTTTGCTGCGTTATTAGGATTTGGAGCAACGGCAATTAATCCTTATCTGGCATTGGCAAGTATCAGACAAATGTTTGATGATGGGGAATTTGAAGAAGAAGATTTACTAAGGCTAAAAGATAATTATAAAAAAGCAGTAGGAGATGGGCTTTTAAAGATATTTTCTAAAATGGGAGTTTCCACGTTGCAATCTTATCATGGAGCACAAATTTTTGAAATTATAGGGTTGAATAAACTTGTGGTCAATACATGCTTTACAGGGGCTGTTTCCAGAATTGAAGGTATTGGATTTGATGAAATTGCGAAGGAAGCTTTGATAAAGCATCAGGATGCATTTAAAGAGGATATGGAAAACTCCTTACTAGATACAGGAGGTATTTACCAGTGGAGAAGTAATAATGAATATCATCAGTTTAATCCACAGTCGATTCACTTACTTCAACAGTCTGCTTGGAACAATGACTATGGTATTTTTAAAAAATATTCAAGGCTTGTCAATCAGCAAATGGGTAAAGCATCTCTATTGAGGGGGTTACTGGAATTTAAAAATGACAGAGAGCCCATTTCGTTGGAAGAAGTTGAGCCCATAGAAAACATAATGAAACGTTTCGCAACAGGAGCAATGTCTTTTGGGTCTATTTCGTGGGAGGCACATACCACCTTGGCAATTGCAATGAATAGGATAGGGGCAAAAAGTAATACAGGAGAAGGAGGAGAGGATGAAGCGAGGTATACACCCGGCAAGAATGGAGATAACCTGCGTTCTTCCATTAAACAGGTTGCTTCTGGGAGATTTGGGGTTACTGCCAGATACCTTGCAGAAGCAGACGAAATCCAAATAAAGATGGCTCAGGGCGCTAAGCCGGGAGAAGGCGGACAATTATCGGGGGATAAGGTGGATTCGTGGATTGGTAAAACGAGACACTCGACACCTGGTGTTGGACTGATTTCTCCACCGCCACATCATGATATTTATTCTATTGAAGATTTAGCTCAGCTTATCTTTGATTTAAAAAATGCTAACCGCCATGCCCGGTTATCGGTGAAGTTAGTTTCCAAAGCAGGAGTAGGAACTATAGCTTCGGGGGTTGCAAAGGCAAAAGCAGATCATATTCTGATTTCGGGATATGATGGAGGTACAGGCGCATCACCTTTAGGCTCAATCCGTCATACCGGATTGCCTTGGGAGCTTGGATTGGCTGAAACCCATCAGACTTTGATTAAAAATAAACTGAGACAAAGAGTTACTCTGCAGGTTGACGGGCAGATGAAAACAGGACGCGATTTGGCTATAGCTACTTTGTTAGGGGCAGAAGAGTGGGGAATTGCCACTTCTGCGCTCATTGTTGAAGGCTGTATACTGATGAGGAAATGTCATTTGAATACTTGTCCTGTAGGAATTGCCACTCAAAAGGAAGAATTAAGAAAAAAATTCAAGGGAAAAGCTGAACACCTGGTGAATTATTTTAAATTTCTTGCGATGGAAGTTCGTGAGATTATGGCTAATTTAGGTTTCAGAACCATTGATGAAATGGTAGGGCAGTCTCAATGCCTTGAAAGAAAAACAAATATTACCTTCTGGAAACATCAAAAGATAGACCTAAGCCGGATTCTTTATAAAATAGAAACCGATTTGCCGGTAATTAAATCTGAAGAACAGGATGCTGGGCTGGATCATTCTATTTCCTGGAAAATGGTGGAAGCTGCTCAATACGCCCTTCAAAATAATATATCGATGGAAGCAGAATTTGATATAAAAAATACGGATCGTACAGTTGGTACTATTCTTTCCCACGAATTAACCAAAATTTACAAGTCTGAGGGAATGAATGAACATTCATTGCTATTTAATTTTAAAGGAACCGCAGGGCAAAGTTTTGGAGCATTTTGTAATAAAGGGATGACTATGCGTCTGGAAGGAGACGCTAATGACTATTTAGGGAAAGGGCTTTCTGGTGCTCAGCTGATTATTTTTCCGCATAAAGAGGCTGTTATCAATGCCAATGAAAATAGTATTGTTGGAAATGTTGCTTTATATGGAGCCACTTCTGGAAAAGTATTTATCAGCGGTATCGCAGGAGAGCGTTTTGCCGTTCGGAATTCTGGAGCTACTGCAGTGGTGGAAGGAATTGGTGATCACGGATGTGAATATATGACCGGAGGGAAAGTTATTGTTCTGGGAGGAGTCGGAAGAAATTTTGGCGCAGGAATGAGCGGAGGCATTGCTTATGTATGGGATGTAAATAAAACTTTAGAATATCATTTTAATCCTGATATGGCGGATCTGGAATCTATTACAGAGGATGATAAAGAATCGATCTTTAATCTGATCAAGGAACATTCTGAAAATACAGGAAGCGCATTAGCAGAATACATAATAAGTGATTGGGATAACAGCTGTAAGCATTTTACAAAAGTGTATCCGAGAGAATATAAGAAAGTGATTGAAAACCAGATAAATGATATTACGTAA
- a CDS encoding glutamate synthase subunit beta, translated as MGKIDGFLLYERELPSKLDVEKRLKDYKEFIQKPSDQQLNCQSARCMDCGVPFCQSGCPLGNLIPEFNEAVYKKQWQKAYQILISTNNFPEFTGRICPAPCESACVLGINDKAVTIEEIEKNIIEIAFEKGFAKPRLPKLKTDKKVAVVGSGPAGLAAAYQLNQMGYTTTVFERDPEIGGLLRFGIPDFKLDKNIVERRVQWMKEEGVEFCTGINVGVNYAVEELNRNFDAIVLATGSTVPKDLIIPNRDAKGIYFAMDFLKQSNKKVSGIPFEEEEINTKGKKVVVIGGGDTGSDCIGTSNRQGAEVVYQIYYKPMQPTERDGTMPWPSYPALLQITSSHEEGCDRMWSVNSKEFVKDEHGTLKGIRLVEAEWTKDSDEGKWNLYTEKPASEFVLECDIIFIALGYTHVEHKGLVEALDIHLDPKGNLIGNNKEYKTNQDKIFTCGDARKGQSLVVWAIAEGRQCAEKIDEFFKSKY; from the coding sequence ATGGGGAAGATAGATGGATTTTTATTATATGAGAGGGAACTTCCTTCTAAACTGGATGTTGAAAAGAGGCTTAAGGATTATAAAGAATTTATTCAGAAGCCTTCTGATCAGCAGTTGAATTGTCAATCGGCAAGATGTATGGACTGTGGAGTTCCGTTTTGCCAGAGTGGCTGCCCCCTGGGAAATCTCATTCCAGAGTTTAATGAAGCCGTATATAAAAAACAATGGCAAAAAGCATATCAGATTTTAATATCTACCAATAATTTTCCTGAGTTTACCGGAAGAATTTGTCCTGCTCCCTGCGAAAGTGCATGTGTTTTGGGAATTAATGATAAGGCGGTTACCATTGAGGAAATAGAAAAGAATATTATAGAAATAGCTTTCGAGAAAGGCTTTGCCAAGCCAAGACTTCCCAAGCTGAAAACAGATAAAAAGGTTGCGGTAGTAGGTTCCGGACCCGCCGGATTGGCAGCAGCATATCAATTGAACCAGATGGGGTATACTACGACAGTTTTTGAAAGAGATCCTGAAATAGGAGGATTATTAAGGTTTGGAATACCGGATTTTAAACTGGATAAAAATATTGTAGAACGCAGAGTTCAATGGATGAAAGAAGAAGGAGTTGAATTTTGTACCGGAATTAACGTTGGTGTCAATTACGCTGTAGAAGAATTGAACCGTAATTTTGATGCAATTGTATTAGCAACAGGAAGTACTGTTCCCAAAGACCTGATCATTCCCAACCGGGATGCAAAAGGTATTTATTTCGCTATGGATTTTCTTAAACAAAGCAATAAAAAAGTAAGCGGGATTCCTTTTGAAGAAGAAGAAATTAATACGAAAGGAAAAAAAGTAGTGGTCATAGGAGGTGGAGATACAGGGTCCGATTGTATAGGAACTTCTAACCGTCAGGGAGCAGAAGTTGTATATCAGATTTATTATAAACCTATGCAGCCAACAGAACGGGATGGAACGATGCCATGGCCGAGTTATCCTGCTCTACTGCAGATTACTTCCTCCCATGAGGAGGGGTGTGATCGTATGTGGTCTGTGAATTCAAAAGAATTTGTGAAAGATGAACATGGAACCCTAAAGGGAATTCGCTTGGTGGAAGCAGAATGGACTAAAGATTCTGATGAAGGAAAATGGAACTTATACACTGAAAAACCAGCATCTGAATTTGTTCTCGAATGTGATATTATTTTTATTGCCTTAGGATATACGCATGTGGAGCATAAAGGGCTGGTGGAAGCATTAGATATTCACCTCGATCCAAAAGGAAACTTAATCGGGAATAATAAAGAATATAAAACCAATCAGGATAAAATTTTTACCTGTGGTGATGCCCGAAAAGGACAAAGCCTTGTAGTATGGGCTATTGCGGAAGGCAGACAATGCGCAGAGAAAATTGATGAGTTTTTTAAAAGTAAATACTGA